The Armatimonadota bacterium genome window below encodes:
- a CDS encoding prephenate dehydrogenase/arogenate dehydrogenase family protein translates to MTIGIVGTGLIGASIGMGLKAKGHRVVGFDLATENTDIAVRRYAIDEAVSLEEACLPDVVFVAVPPAATVAVLDAVYKARGRETLVTDTASIKADVVAWGAEKEWFVASHPMAGHEKGGPKFASNWLFRGAKWIICPGAAPASQMARLESVVKELDAIPVRLSAAEHDRTAAILSHLPHVLAGLLLETGAQLESTEASGGSWKDLTRVGGVDPDLWTQILLGNRTEVASVLGGYVARLGELQGMIEQSDKKGIEKWLKEMAKLKGKQK, encoded by the coding sequence GTGACTATCGGGATCGTCGGGACCGGGCTCATCGGAGCCTCGATCGGAATGGGGCTGAAGGCTAAAGGACACCGCGTCGTCGGGTTTGATCTCGCAACCGAGAACACGGATATTGCGGTTCGGCGCTACGCAATCGACGAAGCAGTCTCTCTCGAGGAAGCTTGTCTACCGGACGTCGTCTTCGTAGCAGTTCCGCCGGCCGCGACGGTTGCTGTCTTAGATGCAGTCTACAAAGCTCGCGGACGAGAAACCTTGGTAACAGATACCGCGAGCATCAAAGCCGACGTTGTCGCCTGGGGAGCAGAGAAAGAGTGGTTCGTCGCTAGCCATCCCATGGCAGGACACGAGAAAGGGGGACCCAAGTTTGCATCGAACTGGCTGTTTCGTGGAGCGAAGTGGATCATCTGCCCAGGTGCAGCTCCGGCTTCACAGATGGCTCGGCTCGAATCAGTCGTGAAGGAGTTGGACGCCATACCTGTTCGACTCAGTGCTGCCGAGCATGACCGGACTGCCGCGATCCTCTCACATCTGCCTCACGTCTTGGCTGGACTGCTTCTGGAGACCGGTGCTCAGTTGGAATCCACTGAGGCGAGTGGTGGTTCATGGAAAGACCTGACCCGAGTTGGCGGAGTTGACCCTGATCTGTGGACCCAAATCTTGCTCGGAAACCGAACAGAAGTTGCTTCAGTATTGGGTGGATACGTTGCGCGACTTGGTGAGCTCCAGGGCATGATCGAGCAGAGTGACAAGAAAGGCATTGAGAAGTGGCTGAAGGAGATGGCAAAGCTCAAGGGAAAGCAGAAGTGA
- the dapA gene encoding 4-hydroxy-tetrahydrodipicolinate synthase — MAAFSGPRDWGRLLTAMVTPFDANGGVNFKEARRLAAYLVDVQKNDGLVVNGTTGESPTLSEDEKFRLLTEVLEEVGDRAAIVFGAGSNDTADSVFCTKKATELGAHGIMIVNPYYNKPGQRGLVAHFKACAEATSLPVLVYNIIPRSAINLETPYLLELAKIPNIVGVKEASGSVPQISDVCGSAPEGFRVYCGDDALTLSTLALGAHGVVSVAGHVVGAQIKQMIELFPTDPAGAAKIHHEIMPVIKACFVAPNPVPVKWMLSQRGFDCASVRLPLVPLDESELNSIKSAFKG, encoded by the coding sequence ATGGCTGCATTTTCGGGACCCCGCGACTGGGGCAGACTTCTTACGGCGATGGTGACCCCGTTCGACGCGAACGGCGGAGTGAATTTTAAGGAAGCTCGGCGGCTTGCGGCTTACTTGGTGGATGTTCAGAAAAACGACGGGCTTGTTGTGAACGGGACCACCGGAGAGTCGCCGACCCTCTCGGAAGACGAGAAGTTCCGGCTTCTGACCGAGGTATTGGAAGAAGTTGGCGACCGGGCGGCAATTGTTTTTGGGGCTGGTTCTAACGACACAGCCGATTCCGTTTTTTGCACCAAGAAGGCGACCGAGCTAGGGGCGCACGGGATTATGATCGTGAATCCGTATTACAACAAGCCGGGGCAACGAGGTTTGGTGGCACATTTTAAGGCTTGCGCCGAGGCGACTTCCCTTCCAGTTCTGGTCTACAACATCATCCCACGTTCTGCCATCAATCTCGAGACGCCTTACTTGCTTGAGCTGGCTAAGATTCCGAACATTGTCGGAGTTAAGGAGGCCAGTGGTTCGGTTCCTCAGATCAGCGATGTCTGCGGATCGGCGCCGGAGGGTTTCCGGGTTTATTGCGGTGACGATGCTCTGACGCTCTCGACCTTGGCGCTTGGGGCGCATGGCGTGGTTAGCGTTGCTGGGCACGTTGTTGGCGCGCAGATTAAGCAGATGATCGAGCTGTTTCCGACCGACCCGGCGGGGGCGGCGAAGATTCACCATGAAATCATGCCGGTGATCAAGGCTTGCTTTGTTGCTCCGAATCCGGTTCCGGTGAAGTGGATGCTTTCGCAACGTGGCTTTGATTGCGCTTCAGTTCGACTTCCGTTGGTTCCGCTTGATGAATCGGAACTGAATTCGATCAAATCTGCGTTCAAAGGGTAA
- a CDS encoding type II toxin-antitoxin system RelE/ParE family toxin — MSNRIRSSRFNSQQRGVVEAEETGVVTYSPEAENDLVQNHGHTAHHWGLDQAYVYTELLMESARKAAKRELPWREVEDFDGLYSVIVKWKNATYNHNIVFKPVQGGIYVVRVLHGAMDIATHLG, encoded by the coding sequence ATGTCGAACCGAATCCGAAGTTCTCGCTTCAATTCACAGCAGCGTGGAGTCGTGGAAGCAGAAGAAACTGGCGTCGTAACCTACAGCCCTGAGGCTGAGAACGATTTAGTACAGAACCATGGACACACTGCGCACCATTGGGGTCTGGATCAGGCATACGTCTACACGGAACTTCTGATGGAATCAGCTAGAAAGGCTGCAAAACGGGAGCTACCTTGGCGAGAAGTCGAGGATTTCGATGGGCTGTACTCGGTGATCGTGAAATGGAAGAACGCGACTTACAACCACAACATCGTTTTCAAACCTGTTCAGGGTGGGATTTACGTTGTTCGGGTTTTGCACGGGGCGATGGATATAGCGACTCACCTAGGGTGA
- a CDS encoding prolyl oligopeptidase family serine peptidase, with the protein MVNSVLILASVLWTQAPSHLAATAPSALLSKPAVVQTQGLKALDHSVYDQWKSIRGTTISDDGNWIAYAIAAQEGDMVLEVQNTSTGAKFTTALGQSLTLPQGTPMNPRITISGDSKFLIATVNPSWEAYKKARKDKVKPADVPKAGMVIVDLTKSAGTNMEKISSWQMAPEDKGFLLYKPEVAPAATASGAPAAGAPAKEEAGKDDAKKETVKKKADHKAGETYTLRELSTGKETKWENVASAAFSKNGEKLALAISSKDGAEDGIVVVDLKSGAKTEVVKGLGRYLRMAFDEEAGQLAFVTDKDDYLAKQPTNSLYVSTIGKPAKLVAKLGTKELPKDTMPAAGTLSFSKSGKRLRFGVTGKPTPEPEVNPDEAVSLDVWHYDDERLQTVQLNQLAADRARSFDFLYHISSDKLVELETDAFSGSSVSSEFDNDLGLSISNKAYRKQSSWSVGAQDIYTINLKTGERKELVKGTDASLVLSPKGRFGVGYEESSKKLVSYELATGRKVVLNNDLPPIWDELNDVPAPAGQIGFAGWTKDEARILVYDAFDIWAVDPSGKAKPECVTGGYGRMQSLRFRRLGLDPDEVYVDLSKPMLLSAVDTESMDSGYYKLEAGKAPEKILMEAAQFGGAAGLRGVVQSSVSKAKNAEKVFFTRQTFQEFPDLMVADSAWTFANRKRITDANPQQKQYSWGTAEHITYRSNDGDELRGILYSPDKVDYVKKHPMIVYFYERDSELLHTYRSPAPSASTINIPLFVSQGYVVLVPDIKYKTGYPGESAVSCILPATQEAIRRGFVDPKRVGIQGQSWGGYQVAYLVTETDMFAAGCAGAPVSNMLSAYGGIRGESGVVRQGQYEIGQSRIGESIWESPLRYLENSPLVHADKVKTPLLMMSNDKDGAVPWQQGIEYFTGLRRLDKRVWMLNYNGEAHNLVERRNRKDFSVRLSQFFDYYLKDGPLPTWMAEGIPAVKKGRTMGTEPVGEKKSGG; encoded by the coding sequence ATGGTGAACTCTGTTCTCATTCTTGCTAGCGTGCTTTGGACGCAGGCTCCTTCTCACTTGGCCGCGACTGCTCCTTCGGCTTTGCTTTCCAAGCCCGCTGTTGTCCAGACGCAGGGGTTGAAGGCGCTGGATCACTCGGTTTATGATCAGTGGAAGTCGATTCGGGGAACGACGATTTCGGATGATGGGAACTGGATTGCTTATGCGATTGCTGCCCAGGAAGGGGACATGGTTTTGGAGGTTCAGAACACTTCGACAGGTGCGAAGTTCACCACGGCTTTGGGGCAGTCATTGACGCTTCCGCAGGGGACGCCGATGAACCCTCGGATCACGATTTCGGGCGATTCGAAGTTCTTGATTGCGACCGTGAATCCGAGTTGGGAAGCTTACAAGAAGGCGCGAAAGGACAAAGTGAAGCCCGCTGACGTTCCGAAAGCGGGAATGGTGATTGTTGATTTGACTAAGTCTGCTGGTACAAACATGGAGAAAATCTCCAGTTGGCAGATGGCTCCTGAGGACAAGGGATTCCTTCTTTACAAACCAGAAGTAGCTCCGGCGGCAACAGCGAGTGGGGCTCCGGCGGCTGGGGCTCCGGCGAAAGAGGAAGCAGGAAAGGACGACGCCAAGAAGGAGACGGTCAAAAAGAAGGCCGACCACAAGGCGGGCGAGACCTACACGCTTCGAGAATTATCGACCGGAAAGGAGACAAAGTGGGAGAACGTTGCTTCGGCGGCGTTTAGCAAGAACGGCGAGAAGCTGGCCCTGGCGATTAGCTCGAAAGACGGGGCCGAGGACGGCATTGTCGTGGTTGACTTGAAATCGGGTGCGAAGACCGAGGTCGTTAAGGGGCTCGGGCGGTATCTGCGAATGGCGTTCGATGAAGAGGCTGGGCAACTCGCTTTTGTGACGGATAAGGATGACTACTTGGCGAAGCAACCGACGAACAGCCTTTACGTTTCGACGATTGGCAAGCCTGCGAAACTGGTGGCGAAGCTGGGGACCAAGGAGCTACCGAAAGATACGATGCCGGCGGCGGGGACGCTGAGCTTTAGCAAGTCGGGCAAGCGACTGCGATTTGGGGTGACGGGCAAGCCGACTCCGGAGCCGGAAGTGAATCCCGACGAAGCGGTTTCGCTGGACGTTTGGCACTACGATGACGAGCGGTTACAGACGGTTCAGTTGAACCAGCTTGCCGCGGATCGGGCGCGGAGTTTTGACTTCCTCTATCACATTAGTAGCGATAAGCTGGTGGAGCTTGAGACGGACGCATTTTCGGGGTCGTCGGTTTCTTCTGAGTTTGACAACGACTTGGGTCTGTCGATCTCGAACAAGGCTTATCGGAAGCAGTCTTCTTGGTCGGTTGGGGCTCAGGACATTTACACTATCAACTTGAAGACGGGCGAGCGGAAGGAGCTGGTTAAGGGGACGGATGCTTCGCTGGTTTTGTCGCCGAAGGGTCGGTTTGGAGTTGGGTACGAGGAGTCGAGCAAGAAGCTGGTTTCTTATGAACTGGCGACGGGTCGCAAAGTCGTTTTGAACAATGATTTGCCGCCGATTTGGGATGAGCTGAACGACGTTCCGGCTCCGGCGGGGCAGATCGGGTTTGCCGGATGGACGAAGGACGAGGCGCGGATTCTGGTTTACGATGCCTTCGACATTTGGGCGGTTGACCCTTCGGGCAAGGCTAAACCGGAGTGCGTGACGGGGGGCTATGGGCGGATGCAGTCGCTTCGGTTCCGCCGTTTAGGGCTTGATCCGGACGAAGTTTATGTTGACCTTTCGAAGCCGATGCTGCTGAGTGCGGTGGATACGGAATCGATGGATTCTGGGTACTACAAGCTTGAGGCGGGCAAGGCTCCGGAGAAGATCTTGATGGAGGCCGCCCAGTTCGGTGGGGCGGCTGGGCTTCGCGGAGTTGTTCAGAGTTCGGTTTCGAAGGCGAAGAATGCGGAGAAGGTGTTCTTTACTCGGCAGACGTTCCAGGAGTTTCCGGACTTGATGGTTGCGGATTCGGCGTGGACGTTTGCGAATCGGAAGCGGATTACGGATGCGAATCCTCAGCAGAAGCAGTACTCATGGGGAACAGCGGAGCACATCACTTATCGCTCGAACGACGGGGATGAGCTGCGGGGAATTCTTTATTCGCCAGACAAGGTCGATTATGTGAAGAAGCACCCGATGATCGTTTACTTCTATGAGCGAGACTCGGAGCTTTTGCATACTTATCGTTCCCCGGCGCCGAGCGCTTCGACGATCAATATTCCGCTGTTCGTGAGTCAGGGGTATGTGGTTTTGGTTCCGGATATTAAGTACAAAACTGGCTATCCGGGTGAGAGTGCGGTCAGCTGCATTCTTCCGGCGACGCAGGAGGCAATTCGGCGGGGGTTCGTTGATCCGAAACGAGTTGGGATTCAGGGCCAGAGCTGGGGCGGGTATCAGGTTGCTTATTTGGTGACGGAGACGGATATGTTTGCGGCGGGGTGTGCGGGGGCTCCGGTGAGCAACATGCTCTCGGCATACGGCGGGATTCGTGGGGAATCGGGCGTGGTTCGGCAGGGGCAGTATGAGATTGGTCAGAGCCGGATTGGGGAGTCGATCTGGGAATCGCCGTTGCGGTACCTGGAGAATTCGCCTCTGGTGCATGCTGACAAGGTGAAGACTCCGCTGTTGATGATGTCGAACGACAAGGACGGGGCCGTGCCTTGGCAGCAGGGGATCGAGTATTTCACGGGTTTGCGGCGGCTGGATAAACGGGTTTGGATGCTGAACTACAACGGCGAGGCCCACAACTTGGTGGAGCGTCGGAACCGAAAGGATTTCAGCGTTCGGTTGTCGCAGTTCTTTGATTACTACTTGAAGGACGGTCCTTTGCCGACTTGGATGGCGGAGGGGATTCCGGCGGTGAAGAAGGGCCGGACGATGGGGACTGAGCCGGTGGGTGAGAAGAAGTCGGGCGGCTAG
- a CDS encoding 2Fe-2S iron-sulfur cluster-binding protein, whose amino-acid sequence MHKISAVGFDEFSCEEGTKLVLALENGGVDVSHRCGGNARCTTCRVKFLSEEPPMGDAEKDCLEEDGVLGEFRLSCQIRVDRDMSVEVLQPVSTAAWDNPGGDVEP is encoded by the coding sequence ATGCACAAAATCTCCGCCGTTGGCTTCGACGAATTCTCCTGTGAAGAGGGGACCAAGTTGGTTCTTGCTTTGGAAAATGGCGGAGTTGATGTTTCGCACCGCTGCGGCGGGAACGCTCGGTGCACGACGTGCCGCGTCAAGTTTCTGAGCGAGGAGCCGCCGATGGGGGATGCGGAGAAGGATTGCTTGGAAGAAGACGGCGTGCTGGGCGAGTTCCGGCTTTCGTGCCAGATCCGGGTGGACCGGGACATGTCGGTCGAGGTTCTTCAGCCTGTGAGCACCGCCGCTTGGGACAACCCGGGCGGCGATGTGGAGCCCTGA
- a CDS encoding RNA polymerase sigma factor yields the protein MNEAVAPKAKLEIGQLVASHYDQVFRFCSVRVGFHHAGDAAQETFITAQRALSKFRGDSKPLTWLMGIALNECRRINRSRRDGEPMVEFGAPTPEGQIIDREALRVALAKLSPEHREVVLLHEVDGFTYDEIAQIAGIPVGTVKSRLYHAFLNLRQTLAPSEVA from the coding sequence GTGAACGAGGCCGTGGCTCCAAAAGCGAAGCTGGAGATTGGTCAGTTGGTTGCGAGCCACTATGACCAAGTCTTCCGCTTCTGCTCGGTGCGCGTGGGATTCCACCACGCCGGGGATGCGGCTCAAGAGACTTTTATCACTGCCCAGAGGGCCCTTTCTAAGTTCAGGGGCGACAGCAAGCCGCTGACCTGGCTGATGGGAATCGCGCTCAATGAATGCCGGCGGATCAACCGCTCGCGTCGAGACGGCGAACCGATGGTCGAGTTCGGCGCGCCGACCCCCGAAGGCCAGATCATCGACCGCGAAGCCCTTCGGGTCGCCCTCGCCAAACTCTCGCCCGAGCACCGCGAAGTCGTGCTTCTCCACGAGGTGGACGGCTTTACCTACGACGAGATCGCGCAGATTGCCGGAATTCCGGTGGGGACGGTCAAAAGCCGACTCTACCACGCATTTTTGAACCTAAGACAAACCCTGGCGCCTTCGGAGGTGGCCTAA
- a CDS encoding DUF4349 domain-containing protein, giving the protein MENLKSFLDGELDLAGSAEVETHLRQDAELAKMSADFSALSGALKAIDPGQPYGREQLESRLVAGSVAESKKIWRFAGWSSVLGLVLVVAMIPGLKAGGPSYTLRNPPKSKNVIVGRQENAEASTPSISGTEFTSKTPMESEGSESKSGLVSTQAKAAPPSSSLSDESANAYGLRTEDDRGRLLRGLSSANPTMDKAKSVLPADDAAKLDMSIGKNSPGAPYGVYLEKSGNVTVEVEDLMRSVDEATGMVTSLKGFVVTSDMQNTAEGGKAQMTLRIPSDNFPAAMNKLQAMGAVKQVNSASQDITGETVTSAAKTRSWADQEKQLVGELAKSKNRDEKWRIRGELSNVRANLEAEKWQLNNLKERGNFSTIQATFTRGTGGGGWAKGAFGDAKSGLGSVGQVLGTLGIYLLVFIPVWLPLAVAGWMVSRRRR; this is encoded by the coding sequence ATGGAAAACCTAAAGAGCTTTTTGGACGGAGAACTAGACCTGGCCGGTAGCGCCGAGGTCGAGACCCACTTGCGACAGGACGCCGAGCTGGCGAAGATGTCCGCCGACTTCTCCGCCCTCTCTGGCGCGCTGAAGGCCATCGACCCCGGTCAGCCTTACGGCCGCGAACAGCTAGAATCCCGCCTCGTCGCCGGAAGCGTCGCCGAGTCAAAGAAGATTTGGCGGTTCGCCGGCTGGTCTTCGGTTTTGGGGCTGGTGCTGGTTGTGGCGATGATTCCAGGGTTAAAGGCTGGGGGGCCATCTTACACGTTGAGGAATCCGCCGAAATCCAAGAATGTGATTGTCGGACGGCAAGAGAATGCTGAGGCTTCGACTCCTTCAATTTCCGGAACAGAATTTACGTCGAAGACACCAATGGAAAGTGAGGGAAGTGAATCGAAATCTGGGTTGGTGTCGACTCAGGCTAAAGCAGCACCACCATCGAGTAGTTTGTCGGATGAATCGGCCAACGCGTACGGACTGCGCACTGAAGATGACCGCGGGCGACTACTTCGTGGACTCAGTTCGGCAAATCCGACGATGGATAAGGCGAAGAGTGTGCTGCCGGCAGACGATGCTGCGAAGCTGGATATGAGCATCGGTAAGAACTCACCCGGCGCACCCTACGGCGTGTACCTGGAGAAGTCCGGCAACGTCACTGTCGAAGTCGAGGACCTAATGCGCTCGGTCGATGAAGCCACCGGAATGGTGACGAGCCTCAAGGGATTCGTCGTCACCAGCGACATGCAAAACACCGCAGAAGGCGGCAAGGCCCAGATGACCCTCCGCATCCCTTCGGACAACTTCCCCGCCGCCATGAACAAGCTTCAGGCGATGGGCGCAGTGAAGCAGGTGAACTCAGCGAGCCAGGACATCACCGGCGAAACTGTCACGTCGGCGGCCAAAACCCGCTCGTGGGCCGACCAAGAAAAGCAGCTCGTCGGTGAGCTTGCCAAGTCGAAGAACCGAGACGAGAAGTGGCGCATCCGGGGCGAACTCAGCAACGTGAGGGCCAACCTCGAAGCCGAGAAATGGCAGCTGAACAACCTCAAAGAACGAGGCAACTTCTCCACCATCCAAGCCACCTTCACCCGTGGCACCGGAGGAGGAGGCTGGGCAAAAGGCGCCTTCGGCGATGCCAAGAGCGGCCTCGGCTCAGTGGGCCAAGTCCTAGGAACCCTAGGCATCTACCTCCTAGTCTTCATCCCCGTCTGGCTCCCGCTGGCGGTGGCAGGTTGGATGGTGAGTCGGCGACGACGATGA
- the aroA gene encoding 3-phosphoshikimate 1-carboxyvinyltransferase yields MAEGDGKAQGKAEVKLTINPVCSINGSIRPPSDKSLTHRAYMFAAFASSESVVRNPLRGEDCENTLRAMIHLGLRHEMLGPEELRLIPTKEWMQPYGPIDCGNSGTTMRLLAGLVASRPLNITFIGDASLSKRPMGRIRTPLELMGAEIEGERPPLTIRGGSLKGIDYISPVASAQVKSCTLLAGLRAEGITSVSEPSLSRDHTERMLRAMGCQLTTEGLKVSIEGGQEGHGFEFNVPGDISSAAFFVVATALLPNSRLEVIELSVNPTRTGLLDVLTQCQTPFALFDIQEQLGEPVGSLVVETANHLQPFSIEGDLVPRLIDEIPVLAVLATQCEGTSIIRNAKELRVKESDRIELVANGLRGMGAKVETFEDGMAITGPTKLRATKIDAHGDHRIAMAFAIAGLIAEGTTEIDGADSIATSFPGFEVELARLCQPVNSNL; encoded by the coding sequence GTGGCTGAAGGAGATGGCAAAGCTCAAGGGAAAGCAGAAGTGAAGCTCACTATCAACCCCGTGTGCTCGATCAACGGTTCGATCAGACCGCCAAGCGACAAATCGCTCACGCACCGAGCTTACATGTTCGCGGCGTTCGCTTCATCCGAGTCTGTTGTTCGAAACCCATTGCGTGGTGAGGACTGTGAAAACACTCTTCGAGCGATGATCCACCTCGGCCTGCGACACGAGATGTTAGGTCCGGAGGAGCTGAGGTTGATCCCAACTAAGGAATGGATGCAGCCGTACGGACCAATCGATTGCGGCAACAGCGGAACCACGATGCGCCTCCTAGCTGGCCTTGTCGCCTCGCGTCCTCTGAACATAACTTTCATTGGCGACGCAAGTCTTTCAAAGCGACCCATGGGTCGGATCAGGACTCCTCTCGAACTGATGGGAGCCGAAATCGAGGGCGAGCGACCTCCGCTGACAATTCGAGGCGGCTCCCTCAAAGGGATTGACTACATCAGCCCGGTCGCAAGCGCGCAAGTCAAGAGCTGTACCCTTCTTGCCGGACTCAGGGCCGAGGGCATCACTTCGGTTTCCGAACCTTCACTATCGCGCGACCATACGGAAAGAATGCTGAGAGCGATGGGGTGCCAACTCACGACTGAAGGACTGAAAGTGAGCATCGAAGGTGGCCAGGAAGGACACGGATTTGAGTTCAATGTCCCTGGCGATATCAGCTCTGCTGCATTCTTCGTAGTGGCAACGGCTCTGCTTCCAAACAGCCGCTTAGAAGTAATCGAGTTGAGCGTAAACCCAACCAGGACTGGTTTGCTGGATGTTCTCACCCAATGTCAAACTCCCTTTGCCCTGTTCGACATTCAAGAACAACTCGGCGAGCCTGTGGGCTCATTAGTTGTCGAGACTGCTAACCACCTTCAACCATTCTCTATTGAAGGCGACCTTGTGCCGAGACTCATCGATGAAATCCCCGTTTTGGCGGTCCTCGCCACTCAATGTGAAGGCACCTCCATTATTCGGAATGCGAAGGAGCTGAGAGTCAAAGAAAGTGATCGGATTGAGCTTGTCGCCAATGGTCTCCGAGGCATGGGAGCGAAAGTAGAAACTTTCGAGGATGGCATGGCAATCACAGGTCCGACGAAGCTACGAGCCACGAAGATCGACGCCCACGGTGATCACCGGATCGCGATGGCCTTCGCTATCGCCGGGCTTATTGCCGAAGGCACTACGGAGATCGACGGCGCCGACTCCATCGCAACCAGCTTCCCCGGATTTGAAGTCGAGCTTGCCCGACTCTGTCAACCAGTAAACTCCAACCTATGA
- the cmk gene encoding (d)CMP kinase — MKPVIAIDGPAGAGKSTVSKLIAKELELSYLDTGAMYRCLAFKALEAGLTVQDGHKAAEMMGDIHITFGVGEPQPVFINGEDVTARIRTPEIGEAASALSQFTPVRQKMVALQQELVRGGGVILEGRDVTTVVAPDATLKIYLTASLEERAKRRQREFIEKGMEAGFQDVRNQIELRDHRDINRDDSPLKVADDAIIVESADRSPEEVAAKIISHLKAKLQ, encoded by the coding sequence ATGAAACCAGTCATCGCCATCGACGGACCCGCAGGAGCCGGGAAGAGCACGGTGAGCAAGCTCATCGCTAAGGAGCTTGAGCTTAGCTACCTTGATACGGGCGCGATGTATCGTTGCCTCGCGTTTAAGGCTCTAGAAGCTGGTCTTACAGTTCAAGACGGCCACAAAGCCGCAGAGATGATGGGTGACATCCACATCACATTCGGCGTCGGCGAGCCGCAACCTGTTTTCATCAATGGTGAGGACGTCACCGCCCGTATCCGAACTCCTGAAATTGGTGAGGCCGCAAGCGCCCTGAGCCAGTTCACACCCGTCAGGCAAAAGATGGTTGCGCTTCAGCAGGAGCTGGTTCGGGGAGGCGGGGTGATTCTTGAGGGTCGAGATGTCACAACCGTTGTCGCTCCGGATGCGACGCTCAAAATCTATCTTACTGCTAGCTTGGAAGAGCGGGCGAAGAGACGGCAGCGCGAGTTTATTGAGAAGGGGATGGAGGCTGGGTTTCAGGATGTTCGCAACCAGATCGAGTTAAGGGATCACCGGGATATCAATCGGGACGATTCGCCTCTGAAGGTCGCTGATGATGCGATTATTGTCGAATCCGCTGACCGGTCTCCGGAAGAGGTTGCGGCGAAAATCATCTCTCACCTGAAAGCCAAGTTGCAGTAA
- a CDS encoding ankyrin repeat domain-containing protein: MKRLMLVLLLCSGCCFFLLRLPTGAKLAEAPFHSPAARNDIAQMKLLLDKGLDVNGRDDRGYTAIFIALGHGNVEMADFLLSRGARLELADNEGNGLAKYIQRTGPENSIKWLTKLGYRLN; encoded by the coding sequence ATGAAACGACTCATGCTTGTACTACTACTATGCAGTGGCTGCTGCTTCTTTCTGCTTCGTCTGCCAACAGGTGCAAAGCTTGCCGAAGCACCCTTCCATTCTCCGGCGGCAAGGAATGACATCGCACAGATGAAATTGCTTCTGGACAAAGGTCTGGATGTAAACGGCAGGGACGATAGAGGTTACACGGCAATCTTCATCGCACTCGGCCATGGAAATGTGGAAATGGCGGATTTTTTGCTTAGTAGAGGCGCAAGGCTTGAACTTGCGGATAATGAAGGGAACGGGCTTGCGAAGTACATACAAAGAACAGGACCCGAGAACTCTATTAAGTGGTTAACCAAATTAGGATACAGACTAAACTAG
- a CDS encoding DUF2231 domain-containing protein, whose protein sequence is MMFRRLLSAICFCLVAGACQAYPAFYDVLMKQYAFKPESAAAKAKCQICHDGKPPKLNLFGKQVKPVLPPDYTLTPAALEKVSAADADGDGLSNGDELKAGQLPAVKEAPTGQPDTPKVIETSSGQLIPKHSMHPAVAHFPLALWAVAAFFELFGRYMKQKLYHDVAVANLGLGLIASIATIGTGIAAMLRLGYWPLTANPMIIHLALASGSTLLALGAWSQRKKEGLGFLALLCLSAGSVLLAGHFGGDMVFGQ, encoded by the coding sequence ATGATGTTTCGCCGCCTCCTTTCCGCCATCTGTTTCTGCCTGGTGGCGGGGGCTTGTCAGGCTTATCCGGCGTTTTATGACGTGCTGATGAAGCAGTATGCCTTCAAGCCGGAGTCGGCGGCGGCGAAGGCGAAATGCCAAATTTGTCACGATGGCAAGCCGCCGAAGTTGAATCTGTTTGGAAAACAGGTCAAGCCAGTTTTGCCCCCGGATTACACTTTGACTCCCGCCGCATTGGAGAAAGTATCGGCTGCCGACGCGGATGGCGACGGTCTCTCGAACGGTGACGAACTGAAGGCTGGGCAACTTCCTGCCGTCAAAGAGGCACCGACTGGACAACCCGACACTCCTAAAGTCATCGAGACAAGCAGCGGCCAGCTAATCCCCAAACACTCGATGCACCCAGCGGTGGCGCACTTCCCTTTGGCTCTTTGGGCGGTGGCGGCATTCTTCGAGCTTTTTGGTCGGTACATGAAGCAGAAGCTTTATCACGATGTTGCGGTTGCGAACCTCGGTTTGGGCCTGATCGCCTCGATTGCAACGATCGGAACCGGAATCGCCGCAATGCTCCGCCTTGGCTACTGGCCGCTCACCGCGAACCCGATGATCATTCACCTTGCGCTAGCGAGCGGAAGCACCCTCCTTGCCCTCGGAGCCTGGTCACAGCGCAAGAAAGAAGGTCTCGGATTTCTCGCCCTGCTTTGCCTCAGCGCGGGTTCGGTCCTGCTCGCTGGGCATTTTGGCGGAGACATGGTTTTTGGTCAATAA